ACCAGGAAGTCCGCCGAGTTCCGCATGTCGTGATCGGACTCGATGAGAAGCATCTCCGGGTTCATACGAGCCTGGGAGAAGTGGCGGTCGGCGGCCTGGAAGCCGGCGTTGGCCGGGATGTCCTTGGGGATGTACTTTTTGTCGTCGTAGCTGGTCCGGTAGCCCGGCAGGGCGGCCAGGCCGATGATCGCGATCGACAGCGCGGCGGCCAGTACCGGACCGGGCCAACGCACGATGGTGGTGCCGATCTTGCGCCAGGTGCGGATGCGCATGGCGCGCTTGGGTTCGAACAATCCGAAGCGGCTGCCAATGGTGATCAGGGCAGGCCCCAATGTGAGCGATACGAGCACGCCCACGAGCAGACCCACAGAGCAGGGCACGCCCAAGGTCTGGAAGTAGGGCATGCGGGTGAAGCTCAGGCAGTACATGGCACCGGCGATGGTCATACCCGAACCCAGGATGACGTGCGCCGTGCCGTGGAACATCTCGTAGTACGCCGCCTCTTTGTCGGAGCCCATCGCTCGGGCTTCCTGGTAGCGGCCGATGAGGAAGATGGCGTAGTCGGTGCCCGCGGCGATGGACAGCATCACCAGCAGGTTCACTGCGAAGGTGGACAGGCCGATGATCTCGGTGTCACCGAGGAAGGCGATCACGCCCCGCGCCGCGCTCAGCTGGATGCCGACCAGCATGAAGACCATGATCACGGTGAAGATCGAACGGTAGAAGAACAGCAGCATCACCACAATGACCAGGAAGGTCAGTCCGGTAATCAGCTGGAGGCTGCCGTCACCGGCGTGGTTCATATCGGTCTGCAAGGCACCCGGTCCGGTGACGTAGACCGTGAGTCCATCGGGCAGCTTGGCGCCGTCCTTGGTCCAGTCGGCTTCGAGTTGTTTGACGATGTTGCGGGCGGCCTCGGTGGACTCGTTGGACAGCGTCTCGCCCATGTTGCCGGCGAGGTTCACCTGAACGTAGGTGGCCTTGCCGTCGGTGCTCTGTGCACCGGCCTCGGTAAGCGGGTCGCCCCAGAAATCCTGAACGTGCTGAACGTGTTTGGTGTCGGCACGCAACCGCGACACCATCTCGTCGTAGAACTTGTGCGAATCGGGCCCCAGACGCTCCAGCCCCTCGAGCACGATCATGACGACGCTGTCGGAGTCGGACTCCTTGAACATCTTGCCCATGTTCTTCATCGCCTGCATGGACGGTGCACTCTGCGGGCTCAGCGAAACGGTGTGCTCCTTGCCCACCTGCTCCAACTGCGGCACAAACGTATTGAGTGCGAAGACAATGGCTAGCCAACCGATGACGATGGGGATCGACAGGCGCCGGATCCATTTGGCCATGAAGGTGGGTTCGGCCAAACGTCCTGTGTGTGACCCGCTCATGCGGACTTCACAAAGCAGTAGACGTAGGCGCTCACCTCGTTGGTATACCTTTCATCTTTTTTCTCGTCATTGGCCGTGATGCGGCAACCCAGCCCGTCGGCATTGCGGGTTTGCGCCAGGATGTTTCCCGTCATCGACGGTGCCGTCGTGACGATCTCGATCGACCACGGCAACACCGCACCGTTGATCTGATGCGGTTCGCCCTCTTTGTCGATGTAGTTGATGTCGGCGACGGTGCCGGGCGGGCCGAAGATCTCGTAGACCACGTGCTTGGGCTTGGAGTTGTTCTTGTCGTCGGTCATGCTGCCGGCGTAGGTGGGTAACTGGTGGGAGCCGAAGATGCCGCGGATCCGCCACACCGCGAAGCCCGCGATGGCCAGGACCAGCACCATCACCACCGGGATCCAAGCCCGCTTGAGAACGCTGAGAATCGTAAAACCCCTTCACCCGTTGGCGTTTCGCAAACCGTCGCCGCCGCTTGCTCGACCCTGGCTCAACTGCTGATCAGATTCCGCACCCGTCCGCCCCACGTGCAGGAGGCGGCGCAGCAATCGCCGCGTGATGGCTGCTTCGAGCCTCTACCGTCCGCGCGAGCCCGCCCGGACATTTCCCGAAGTAAACCATGCCTAAGGTCCGAACAGTCCGCTCCCTTCCAGCGCGTTTCATCAGGATCTTTAACGCATATCACGTGCGTAACGCACGCTACCGGGTGGTTCGCTGCCTCGCAAATCACACGCCGTGCGTTATCCTCGGCAAGTGGCGCAACTGACATTCCAACGCGCCCGCACTGACGAAAAGAAACGTCAGCGGGCCGCAGCGATCGTGGAAGCCGCGCGATCACTGGCTGTGGAATCCGGTGTCACCTCGGTGACGCTGACGGCAGTCGCCAACCGTGCCGGGGTGCACTATTCGGCGGTTCGGCGCTATT
The nucleotide sequence above comes from Mycobacteroides saopaulense. Encoded proteins:
- a CDS encoding MmpS family transport accessory protein, with amino-acid sequence MVLVLAIAGFAVWRIRGIFGSHQLPTYAGSMTDDKNNSKPKHVVYEIFGPPGTVADINYIDKEGEPHQINGAVLPWSIEIVTTAPSMTGNILAQTRNADGLGCRITANDEKKDERYTNEVSAYVYCFVKSA